The following are encoded in a window of Arvicanthis niloticus isolate mArvNil1 chromosome 1, mArvNil1.pat.X, whole genome shotgun sequence genomic DNA:
- the Hras gene encoding GTPase HRas isoform X1, with protein sequence MTEYKLVVVGAGGVGKSALTIQLIQNHFVDEYDPTIEDSYRKQVVIDGETCLLDILDTAGQEEYSAMRDQYMRTGEGFLCVFAINNTKSFEDIHQYREQIKRVKDSDDVPMVLVGNKCDLAARTVESRQAQDLARSYGIPYIETSAKTRQGVEDAFYTLVREIRQHKLRKLNPPDESGPGCMSCKCVLS encoded by the exons ATGACAGAATACAAGCTTGTGGTGGTGGGCGCTGGAGGCGTGGGAAAAAGTGCCCTGACCATCCAGCTGATCCAGAACCACTTTGTGGACGAGTATGATCCCACTATAGAG GACTCCTACCGGAAACAGGTGGTCATTGATGGGGAGACGTGTCTACTGGACATCTTAGACACAGCAGGTCAAGAAGAGTATAGTGCCATGCGGGACCAGTACATGCGCACAGGGGAAGGCTTCCTCTGTGTATTTGCCATCAACAACACCAAGTCCTTTGAAGACATCCATCAGTACAG GGAGCAGATCAAGCGGGTGAAAGATTCAGATGATGTGCCAATGGTGCTGGTGGGCAACAAGTGTGACCTGGCCGCTCGCACTGTTGAGTCTCGGCAGGCCCAGGACCTTGCTCGAAGCTACGGCATCCCCTACATTGAAACATCAGCCAAGACCCGGCAG GGTGTGGAGGACGCCTTCTACACGCTAGTACGTGAGATTCGGCAGCATAAACTGCGGAAACTGAACCCACCTGATGAGAGTGGTCCTGGCTGCATGAGCTGCAAGTGTGTGCTGTCCTGA
- the Hras gene encoding GTPase HRas isoform X2, whose amino-acid sequence MTEYKLVVVGAGGVGKSALTIQLIQNHFVDEYDPTIEDSYRKQVVIDGETCLLDILDTAGQEEYSAMRDQYMRTGEGFLCVFAINNTKSFEDIHQYREQIKRVKDSDDVPMVLVGNKCDLAARTVESRQAQDLARSYGIPYIETSAKTRQGSRSGSGSSSGTHVTQRPSCWCGGRLLHAST is encoded by the exons ATGACAGAATACAAGCTTGTGGTGGTGGGCGCTGGAGGCGTGGGAAAAAGTGCCCTGACCATCCAGCTGATCCAGAACCACTTTGTGGACGAGTATGATCCCACTATAGAG GACTCCTACCGGAAACAGGTGGTCATTGATGGGGAGACGTGTCTACTGGACATCTTAGACACAGCAGGTCAAGAAGAGTATAGTGCCATGCGGGACCAGTACATGCGCACAGGGGAAGGCTTCCTCTGTGTATTTGCCATCAACAACACCAAGTCCTTTGAAGACATCCATCAGTACAG GGAGCAGATCAAGCGGGTGAAAGATTCAGATGATGTGCCAATGGTGCTGGTGGGCAACAAGTGTGACCTGGCCGCTCGCACTGTTGAGTCTCGGCAGGCCCAGGACCTTGCTCGAAGCTACGGCATCCCCTACATTGAAACATCAGCCAAGACCCGGCAG GGCAGCcgctctggctctggctccagCTCCGGGACCCATGTGACCCAGCGGCCCTCATGCT GGTGTGGAGGACGCCTTCTACACGCTAGTACGTGA